The Budorcas taxicolor isolate Tak-1 chromosome 5, Takin1.1, whole genome shotgun sequence genome includes a window with the following:
- the APOBEC1 gene encoding C->U-editing enzyme APOBEC-1, giving the protein MASDRGPPAGDPTLRRRIEPLEFEFSFDPRNFCKEACLLYEIRWGNSRDVWRHSGKNTTKHVERNFIEKIASERHFRPSISCSIFWYLSWSPCWECSKAIREFLNQHPNVTLVIYIARLFQHTDPQNRQGLKDLFHSGVTIQVMRDPDYDYCWRNFVNYPQGKEAHWPRYPPLWMNLYALELYCIISGLPPCLQISRRYQNQLRVFRLIPQNCHYQMIPPYILLATGMIQLPVTWRWIG; this is encoded by the exons ATGGCTTCTGACAGAG GTCCTCCAGCGGGAGATCCCACATTGAG GAGAAGAATTGAACCCTTGGAATTTGAATTCTCCTTTGACCCCAGAAACTTCTGTAAAGAGGCCTGTCTGCTCTATGAAATCCGGTGGGGCAACAGCCGGGACGTCTGGCGACACTCGGGCAAAAACACCACCAAGCATGTTGAACgcaattttatagaaaaaattgCTTCAGAAAGACATTTTCGCCCATCCATCAGCTGCTCCATCTTCTGGTACTTGTCTTGGAGTCCCTGCTGGGAATGCTCCAAGGCCATTAGAGAATTTTTGAATCAGCATCCTAATGTGACCCTAGTTATTTACATAGCACGGCTTTTCCAGCACACGGATCCACAAAACCGGCAAGGACTCAAAGACCTGTTTCACAGCGGTGTGACTATCCAGGTCATGAGAGACCCAG ACTATGATTACTGCTGGAGGAATTTTGTCAACTACCCCCAGGGGAAAGAAGCTCACTGGCCAAGATATCCCCCTCTGTGGATGAACTTGTATGCACTGGAACTCTACTGTATCATTTCA ggtCTCCCTCCCTGCTTACAGATTTCAAGAAGATATCAGAATCAGCTCAGAGTGTTTAGACTTATTCCTCAAAATTGTCATTACCAAATGATTCCACCCTATATCCTTTTAGCGACGGGGATGATACAACTTCCTGTGACTTGGAGATGGATAGGATGA